One genomic segment of Impatiens glandulifera chromosome 6, dImpGla2.1, whole genome shotgun sequence includes these proteins:
- the LOC124941615 gene encoding ATP-dependent 6-phosphofructokinase 7-like: MDPTSNSSSISSPKIDGLDQSNHLRFNPSNLRSGFVRIPSKGTMASPGSSVPKIVTGEFGYVLQDVPHFSDYIPDLQTFPNPLQDNPAYSVVKQYFVHVDDTVPEKVVVHKNSPRGIHFRRAGPRQKVYFESDEVNACIVTCGGLCPGLNTVIREIVCGLNHMYGVKTVLGIDGGYKGFYSRNTILLTPKVVNDIHKRGGTVLGTSRGGHDTQKIVDSIQDRGINQVYIIGGDGTQNGASVIFEEIRRRGLKVAVAGVPKTIDNDIPVIDKSFGFDTAVEEAQRAINAAHVESESAENGIGLVKLMGRNSGFIAMYATLASRDVDCCLIPESPFYLEGPGGLYEYIEKRLKENSHMVIVIAEGAGQELLLESVTDQRDPSGNKVLKDVGFWISQSIKDHFKDKMTINLKYIDPTYMIRAVPGNASDNVYSTLLAQSAIHGAMAGYTGFTSGLVNGRQTYIPFYRITERQNRVVITDRMWARLLSSTNQPSFMNPKDVIENNRDEEPPPPTNS; this comes from the exons ATCATTTGAGGTTTAATCCTTCAAATCTTAGAAGTGGGTTTGTTAGAATTCCATCTAAAGGAACCATGGCAAGTCCAGGCAGTTCTGTCCCCAAAATTGTTACTGGCGAGTTTGGATATGTTCTTCAGGATGTTCCTCATTTTTCAGATTATATTCCCGATCTTCAA ACATTTCCCAACCCATTGCAAGACAACCCTGCTTACTCAGTAGTCAA GCAATATTTTGTTCATGTGGACGATACTGTTCCTGAGAAG GTTGTTGTTCACAAAAATAGTCCAAGAGGGATACATTTTCGACGGGCTGGACCACGACAGAAG GTGTATTTTGAATCAGATGAAGTAAATGCCTGCATTGTTACCTGTGGTGGATTATGCCCTGGTCTCAACACAGTGATCAGGGAGATAGTTTGTGGGCTTAATCATATGTATGGTGTGAAGACGGTCCTCGGAATAGAt GGAGGCTACAAGGGTTTCTATTCTCGAAACACCATCCTTTTGACACCAAAAGTTGTGAATGATATCCACAAAAGAGGTGGAACCGTACTTGGGACATCGAGAGGTGGCCATGATACCCAAAAGATAGTTGATAGTATTCAAGATAGAGGCATTAATCAG GTGTATATCATTGGAGGAGATGGAACTCAAAATGGAGCATCTGTTATTTTTGAG GAAATCAGAAGGCGTGGTCTCAAAGTTGCAGTTGCCGGAGTCCCCAAAACAATAGATAATGACATACCG GTCATTGATAAGTCTTTTGGTTTTGATACTGCTGTTGAGGAGGCTCAACGTGCTATCAATGCTGCACATGTTGAATCTGAAAGTGCTGAGAATGGAATTGGTTTAGTAAAGTTAATGGGCCGCAACAGCG GATTTATTGCAATGTACGCGACCCTAGCGAGTCGAGATGTAGATTGTTGTTTAATCCCAGAATCACCCTTCTACCTGGAAGGACCTGGAGGACTTTATGAATACATAGAGAAGCGGTTAAAAGAAAATAGCCATATGGTTATCGTGATTGCTGAAGGTGCAGGGCAGGAGCTTCTTTTGGAAAGTGTAACCGATCAACGTGATCCTTCAGGAAACAAAGTTCTGAAAGATGTTGGATTCTGGATATCTCAAAGTATAAAGGATCATTTCAAAGATAAGATGACAATTAACCTCAAATATATCGATCCAACTTACATGATCCGAGCTGTTCCAGGCAATGCCTCGGATAATGTTTACTCTACACTTCTTGCTCAAAGTGCCATTCATGGAGCCATGGCTGGATACACTGGTTTCACAAGTGGACTTGTCAATGGCAGGCAGACCTATATACCATTCTAC AGAATAACGGAGAGACAGAACAGGGTAGTGATCACGGATAGGATGTGGGCGAGACTACTTTCGTCGACAAACCAACCTAGTTTCATGAACCCGAAGGATGTGATTGAAAACAATAGAGATGAAGAGCCACCTCCACCAACAAATTCTTAA
- the LOC124942397 gene encoding zinc finger CCCH domain-containing protein 20-like, which translates to MMIGERNRSNLTVHNHPWSIYDEPVGVVAGGDDFSHYLLGDSQRYVPTMNNNLEFEFEFDELSCQESDLLMDSYTCDQFRMYEFKVRKCSRARSHDWTECPYVHPGEKARRRDPKKYHYSGTACPDFRKGSCKKGDACEYSHGVFECWLHPSRYRTQPCKDGSNCSRRICFFAHSPDQIRVISPRSYDCSHRLMFVSSPESGSPPASESPPMSPMINEVVASLRQLQLNKVKSMPCSNWVGSTSGFGSGSPRMVLGPGYSSLPNSPTQVLTRRGIRSFDILEEEPMMERVESGRGLRARMFEKLSRENPLDRVGVDPNVYYQDPNVSWI; encoded by the coding sequence ATGATGATCGGAGAAAGAAACCGCTCTAATCTGACGGTCCATAATCATCCTTGGTCCATCTACGATGAACCAGTCGGAGTCGTCGCCGGCGGCGACGACTTCTCTCACTACCTTCTCGGCGATTCTCAGAGGTACGTACCGACGATGAACAATAATctggaatttgaatttgaatttgatgagCTGAGTTGTCAGGAATCAGATCTGTTAATGGATTCATATACATGTGATCaatttagaatgtatgaattcAAGGTTAGAAAGTGTTCACGCGCTCGATCTCATGATTGGACTGAATGTCCATATGTTCATCCTGGAGAGAAAGCTCGTCGTCGTGATCCGAAAAAGTATCATTATTCAGGTACGGCTTGTCCTGATTTTCGTAAAGGTAGTTGTAAGAAAGGAGATGCATGTGAATACTCTCATGGAGTATTCGAATGTTGGTTACATCCTTCTCGTTATCGTACTCAACCATGTAAAGACGGTTCAAACTGTTCACGTCGTATCTGTTTCTTCGCACACTCTCCTGATCAGATTCGTGTAATCAGTCCACGTTCTTACGATTGTTCTCATCGTTTGATGTTTGTTTCATCACCGGAATCTGGTTCGCCGCCGGCGTCGGAATCACCTCCGATGTCGCCGATGATTAATGAAGTGGTGGCTTCTCTCAGGCAGTTACAGCTGAATAAGGTAAAGTCTATGCCTTGTTCTAATTGGGTCGGTTCTACAAGTGGGTTTGGATCTGGATCACCTAGGATGGTTTTAGGACCGGGTTATAGTAGCTTACCGAATTCACCGACTCAGGTACTGACCCGAAGGGGAATTAGGTCTTTTGATATATTGGAGGAAGAACCGATGATGGAAAGGGTTGAATCTGGTAGGGGACTTAGGGCTAGAATGTTTGAGAAACTGAGTAGGGAGAATCCGTTGGATCGGGTTGGTGTTGACCCGAATGTGTATTATCAGGATCCGAATGTTTCATGGATCTAA
- the LOC124943145 gene encoding probable LRR receptor-like serine/threonine-protein kinase At4g29180 — MEGSIISKKRKFSYGEIVHITNDFETVLGRGGFGCVYLGRMEEDDDVAQVAVKMLSASSSQGSREFRAEYLYFSQAEILLRVHHRNLASFVGYCDENNNMALIYEYMANGNLKDFLSGIYFVKTSYHNNKASNKLNWEMRIRIAIDAAQETGLEYLHHGCKPPIIHRDVKSANILLSDNMDAKIADFGLSRVITPREELITHVSTVVMGTRGYLDPEYYIMQNLTDKSDVYSFGIVLLELITGKHAIITQQSPEESIHIVEWVRPILERAYINGLVDQRLGVKYDVNSVLKALELAMICTRSSSIQRESMSFVLAELKECLSMEMIPRNGSDSSNQSHSTRVRNTYYESSSSDQVFSGNVDAISGISAR; from the exons ATGGAAGGTTCTATAATATCGAAAAAGAGGAAGTTCAGTTATGGTGAGATTGTACACATTACAAATGACTTTGAAACCGTGTTAGGGAGAGGGGGTTTTGGTTGTGTATACTTGGGCCGAATGGAGGAGGATGATGATGTTGCACAAGTCGCTGTTAAGATGTTGTCTGCATCGTCGTCTCAAGGATCTAGAGAATTTCGTGCCGAG tATCTATATTTTTCACAGGCTGAAATCTTGTTGAGAGTTCACCACCGTAATTTGGCCTCCTTTGTCGGCTATTGCGACGAAAATAACAATATGGCTCTTATTTACGAATACATGGCCAATGGAAATCTCAAAGATTTTCTTTCAGgtatttattttgtgaaaacATCCTACC ACAACAACAAGGCATCCAATAAATTGAATTGGGAAATGAGAATTCGCATTGCAATAGATGCTGCACAAG aaacaggaTTAGAGTACTTGCATCACGGTTGTAAGCCGCCCATCATTCATAGAGATGTGAAATCAGCAAACATTCTCTTAAGCGATAACATGGATGCGAAAATAGCGGATTTCGGTCTCTCAAGGGTCATCACACCAAGAGAGGAATTAATAACTCATGTATCGACAGTTGTTATGGGCACACGAGGATATCTTGATCCCGAGTACTATATAATGCAGAACCTAACCGACAAGAGCGATGTCTACAGTTTTGGTATAGTTTTGTTAGAATTGATAACAGGAAAACACGCAATCATAACACAACAAAGCCCAGAAGAAAGCATACACATAGTAGAATGGGTTAGACCGATTCTCGAAAGAGCATATATAAATGGTTTGGTTGATCAACGGTTGGGAGTTAAGTATGATGTCAACTCAGTTTTGAAAGCTTTGGAATTAGCCATGATATGTACAAGATCATCTTCCATTCAGAGAGAATCAATGTCTTTTGTTTTAGCAGAGCTTAAGGAGTGTTTGTCAATGGAGATGATTCCACGAAATGGGTCGGATTCATCGAACCAATCCCATTCAACAAGGGTAAGAAATACATACTATGAATCCAGTAGTTCGGATCAAGTATTTTCTGGAAATGTTGATGCTATAAGTGGTATATCAGCCAGATAG